A window of Vigna unguiculata cultivar IT97K-499-35 chromosome 4, ASM411807v1, whole genome shotgun sequence contains these coding sequences:
- the LOC114182291 gene encoding synaptotagmin-5-like, which yields MSLKKKAFSINIEEAAVDFFNHLLQEKPRIPVFIPLILIAWAVERWLFSASSWVPLALAVWTTIQYGKYQRKLLVEDLDKKWKRIILNVSPITPLEHCEWLNKLLTEVWSNYFNAKFSIRLSAIVEKRIKLRKPRLLERVELQEFSLGSCPPSLALRGMRWSTIGDQRFLQLGFDWDTSEMSILLLAKLAKPLIGTARIVINSLHIKGDLLATPILDGKALLYSFVSTPEVRIGVAFGSGGSQSLPATEWPVVSSWLEKLFADTLVKTMVEPRRRCFTLPAVDLRKKAVGGIIYIRVISANKLSGSCFKTSRRQPNGSTNGYSEENFDDKDLETFVEVEVEELTRRTDVRFGSTPRWDAPFNMVLHDNTGTLRFNLYQSHPNNVRCDYLASCEIKLRHVEDDSTIMWAIGPDSGVIAKQAQFCGEEIEMVVPFEGPNSAELKVSIVVKEWQFSDGSHSLNSIRSSNSQQSINGSPNFQLKTGRKISVTVAEGRDLAAKDKNGKFDPYIKLQYGKVVQKSRTGHTPNPVWNQTFEFDEIGGGEYLKIKGFSEEIFGDENIGSAHVNLEGLVDGSVRDVWIPLERVRSGELRLQISVRVDDQEGSKGSSFGSGNGWIELVLIEGRDLVAADLRGTSDPYVRVHYGSFKKRTKVIYKTLNPQWNQTLEFPDDGSPLMLYVKDHNALLPTSSIGECVVEYQRLPPNQMADKWIPLQGVKRGEIHVQITRKVPELQMRQSLDSEPSLSKLHEIPNQIKQMMIKFRSFIEDGNLEGLSTTLSELETLEDTQEGYIAQLETEQMLLLSKIKELGKEIINSSPSLSRRSSSAGN from the exons ATGAGCTTGAAGAAAAAGGCCTTTTCAATTAACATTGAAGAGGCTGCTGTGGACTTTTTCAACCATCTCTTGCAGGAGAAGCCCAGAATTCCAGTTTTCATTCCTCTGATTCTGATTGCTTGGGCTGTTGAGAGATGGCTCTTCTCTGCCTCCTCTTGGGTTCCTCTTGCTCTTGCTGTGTGGACTACCATACAG TATGGGAAATACCAACGCAAATTACTCGTGGAGGACTTGGATAAGAAATGGAAGAGGATCATACTGAATGTCTCG CCCATCACACCATTGGAGCATTGTGAGTGGTTGAATAAGTTGTTGACAGAAGTCTGGTCCAACTATTTTAATGCCAAGTTTTCAATAAGGCTATCTGCAATTGTTGAG AAACGTATAAAGCTCCGGAAACCGAGACTTCTT GAAAGAGTTGAGCTACAGGAGTTTTCACTAGGATCATGCCCTCCTAGCTTGGCTCTGAGAGGGATGCGTTGGTCAACTATTGGTGATCAG CGATTTCTGCAACTGGGTTTTGATTGGGATACAAGTGAAATGAGCATTTTGTTGCTTGCTAAGCTTGCAAAGCCGTTGATTGGAACTGCTAGAATTGTGATTAACAGTCTTCATATCAAGGGTGAT CTTCTTGCTACGCCAATTCTTGATGGAAAAGCACTTCTGTACTCATTTGTATCAACTCCTGAGGTGAGAATAGGAGTTGCCTTTGGAAGCGGTGGGAGCCAATCACTTCCTGCCACTGAATGGCCTGTTGTTTCTTCTTGGCTG GAAAAACTTTTTGCTGACACCTTGGTAAAAACCATGGTGGAACCTCGGCGACGTTGTTTCACTTTGCCTGCAGTTGATTTAAGGAAAAAAGCAGTTGGAGGCATTATATATATTAGAGTGATTTCAGCGAATAAACTTTCTGGTAGTTGCTTTAAGACATCTAGGAGGCAACCAAATGGTTCAACCAATGGTTATTCAGAGGAGAATTTTGATGACAAGGATCTGGAGACATTTGTAGAAGTAGAAGTTGAGGAATTAACCAGGAGAACAGATGTTAGATTTGGTTCAACCCCAAGATGGGATGCACCATTTAATATGGTTTTACATGATAATACAGGAACTCTTCGTTTCAATCTTTATCAGAGCCATCCCAACAATGTGAGGTGTGACTATCTAGCAAGTTGTGAAATCAAG TTGAGGCATGTTGAAGATGATTCAACAATAATGTGGGCCATAGGACCTGATTCTGGAGTCATAGCAAAGCAGGCACAGTTCTGTggagaagaaattgaaatggTTGTACCGTTTGAGGGCCCCAACTCTGCCGAG TTGAAGGTGAGCATTGTAGTCAAAGAGTGGCAATTTTCTGATGGTTCGCATAGCTTGAACAGTATCCGGAGTAGCAACTCTCAGCAGTCAATTAATGGATCACCAAATTTTCAGTTAAAAACTGGAAGGAAAATTAGTGTAACtgttgcagaaggaagggatcTTGCTGCAAAAGACAAAAATGGAAAATTTGACCCTTATATCAAATTGCAATATGGAAAG GTTGTCCAGAAATCAAGAACTGGTCATACTCCAAATCCTGTCTGGAATCAGACATTTGAATTCGATGAGATTGGTGGTGgggaatacttaaaaataaaaggcTTCTCTGAAGAAATTTTTGGAGATGAAAACATTGGTAGTGCTCATGTGAATTTGGAAGGACTGGTTGATGGCTCAGTGAGGGATGTATGGATCCCTCTTGAAAGAGTGCGTTCTGGAGAATTAAGACTTCAAATATCGGTTAGAGTGGATGACCAAGAAGGATCAAAG GGTTCGAGTTTTGGCTCAGGCAATGGTTGGATTGAACTTGTTCTGATAGAGGGAAGGGATCTTGTTGCTGCCGATCTCAGAGGCACAAGTGATCCATATGTGAGAGTACACTACGGAAGCTTTAAGAAAAGAACAAAG GTCATATACAAAACTCTTAATCCTCAGTGGAACCAGACCTTAGAGTTCCCTGATGATGGAAGTCCCCTAATGCTTTATGTCAAAGATCATAATGCATTATTACCCACATCAAGTATAGGTGAATGTGTTGTAGAATATCAAAGGTTGCCTCCAAACCAGATGGCTGACAAGTGGATACCTCTCCAAGGGGTGAAAAGGGGTGAAATTCACGTCCAAATCACTAGAAAAGTTCCAGAGTTGCAGATGAGGCAAAGTCTAGACTCTGAACCTTCCTTGAGTAAACTACACGAAATTCCTAACCAG ATAAAACAGATGATGATCAAGTTCAGGTCCTTCATAGAGGATGGAAATCTTGAAGGACTCTCTACAACATTGAGTGAGCTAGAAACTCTAGAGGATACACAGGAAGGTTATATAGCTCAGCTGGAGACTGAACAAATGCTTCTTCTCAGCAAAATAAAGGAACTTGGCAAAGAGATCATTAATTCTTCTCCTTCCCTCAGCAGAAGATCTTCTTCAGCTGGAAATTGA